In Aegilops tauschii subsp. strangulata cultivar AL8/78 chromosome 3, Aet v6.0, whole genome shotgun sequence, one genomic interval encodes:
- the LOC141042786 gene encoding protein FAR-RED IMPAIRED RESPONSE 1-like, with protein sequence MSLNLIPTAGMKFTTYDKAWDFYNNYARCAPFGIRKRAKHRTNAYIVCSREGTYKQTVSDYHRKCQKTSKRIDCKAKIRVKKRKDGKFVIEMVELNHNHKMLESPGMLLHMRSHKKDDPLIDQLVKDMQLDN encoded by the coding sequence ATGTCGCTGAACCTCATACCTACCGCTGGAATGAAGTTCACCACGTACGACAAGGCATGGGACTTTTACAACAATTATGCAAGATGTGCACCGTTTGGCATACGCAAGAGGGCAAAACACAGGACAAATGCCTACATTGTCTGCTCAAGAGAAGGGACGTACAAGCAGACTGTGTCAGATTATCACCGGAAATGTCAGAAGACATCAAAAAGGATTGACTGCAAGGCAAAGATTAGAGTCAAAAAGAGGAAGGATGGCAAATTTGTGATAGAAATGGTTGAACTCAACCACAATCACAAGATGCTGGAAAGCCCCGGGATGCTTTTGCACATGCGATCCCACAAAAAAGACGATCCTTTGATAGACCAGTTAGTGAAAGACATGCAACTGGACAACTAG
- the LOC109740049 gene encoding protein FAR1-RELATED SEQUENCE 1-like → MSNGLQYMGHTSRDWVNKKQKFAREESQDDVKKLLDFFEKMQNINPEFFYDYEVDVDNHAALKTILPDTLHKLCRWHVMKKYKDHLALLYKAHEKLKDDLNAVLNHPLMPSEFEQAWKDLIQRYNLQNNEVMNSLWDDRHEWISAYYKEIFYARMTSMQRSESMNCILKKNFVKVKHDLHLFAQQVDKCIQTRKVVEQAETVANEVNKMSIKNC, encoded by the exons ATGTCCAATGGTCTCCAGTACATGGGACATACTAGCCGCGACTGGGTAAACAA GAAACAAAAGTTTGCCAGAGAAGAGTCCCAAGATGACGTCAAGAAACTTCTGGATTTCTTCGAGAAGATGCAGAACATAAACCCAGAGTTCTTCTATGATTATGAAGTTGATGTAGATAACCAT GCAGCATTAAAAACTATCCTCCCAGATACACTACATAAGTTGTGTCGGTGGCATGTCATGAAGAAGTACAAAGATCACCTCGCCTTGTTGTATAAGGCGCACGAGAAACTCAAGGATGACCTCAATGCGGTGCTGAACCACCCACTAATGCCGTCAGAATTTGAACAAGCATGGAAGGACCTCATTCAGAGATACAACTTGCAAAACAACGAAGTGATGAATTCGCTGTGGGATGACAGGCACGAGTGGATCTCGGCTTACTACAAGGAAATTTTCTATGCTCGGATGACTTCCATGCAGAGAAGCGAGAGCATGAACTGCATACTGAAGAAAAACTTTGTCAAAGTGAAGCATGATCTCCATCTCTTTGCTCAGCAGGTGGACAAATGCATTCAGACCAGGAAGGTCGTCGAGCAGGCAGAGACTGTAGCAAATGAGGTAAACAAAATGTCCATCAAAAACTGCTAA